In Bacillus sp. SB49, a single window of DNA contains:
- the fliP gene encoding flagellar type III secretion system pore protein FliP (The bacterial flagellar biogenesis protein FliP forms a type III secretion system (T3SS)-type pore required for flagellar assembly.): MNEFVDIFSSSDPGSVATSVKLLLLLTVLSLAPGILILMTSFTRILIVLSFVRTSLATQQMPPNQVLVGIALFLTFFIMAPTFQEVNEQALTPLFNEEITLDEAYEEASVPMKEFMGKHTRQKDLALFMNYSGMEAPETIQDVPLTTLVPAFAISELKTAFQMGFMIFVPFLVIDMAVASVLMSMGMMMLPPVMISLPFKILLFVLVDGWYLITKSLLEGF, encoded by the coding sequence ATGAATGAATTTGTAGACATTTTTTCAAGCTCTGACCCCGGCAGTGTCGCTACTTCTGTAAAACTTCTGCTCTTGCTGACCGTTTTGTCGCTTGCGCCGGGAATCTTGATCCTGATGACCAGTTTTACAAGAATTCTGATCGTATTGTCCTTTGTTCGGACATCCCTTGCCACCCAACAGATGCCGCCGAACCAGGTTCTTGTCGGTATTGCATTATTTCTAACGTTTTTCATTATGGCTCCTACTTTCCAGGAAGTGAATGAACAGGCGTTGACGCCGTTGTTTAATGAGGAAATTACGCTTGATGAGGCTTATGAAGAGGCCAGCGTGCCGATGAAGGAATTTATGGGAAAACATACGAGGCAGAAGGACCTTGCGCTATTCATGAACTATTCCGGCATGGAGGCACCGGAGACGATTCAGGATGTCCCATTAACGACGCTCGTTCCTGCCTTTGCCATCAGTGAATTAAAAACAGCCTTTCAAATGGGCTTTATGATATTCGTACCTTTCCTAGTCATCGACATGGCCGTGGCGAGCGTGCTTATGTCGATGGGTATGATGATGCTGCCGCCGGTTATGATTTCCCTTCCATTTAAAATCTTGCTGTTCGTCCTTGTAGACGGATGGTATCTGATAACGAAATCATTACTAGAAGGGTTTTAG
- the fliQ gene encoding flagellar biosynthesis protein FliQ, translated as MDTNMVISFAKEGIYTVLLISGPVLILALAIGLVVSIFQATTQIQEQTLAFIPKIVAVLIGLIVFGPWMLTNMVEFTANIFNNLNVLVG; from the coding sequence ATGGATACTAATATGGTTATCTCATTTGCAAAAGAAGGCATTTATACGGTACTGCTCATTTCCGGACCGGTACTCATACTGGCTCTTGCTATTGGATTGGTAGTAAGCATCTTCCAAGCGACGACCCAGATCCAGGAACAGACGCTTGCCTTCATACCGAAAATTGTTGCTGTATTAATCGGATTAATTGTTTTCGGTCCCTGGATGTTGACGAACATGGTGGAGTTCACAGCAAATATATTCAACAACCTTAATGTGCTGGTCGGTTAA
- a CDS encoding flagellar biosynthetic protein FliO yields MRIAARVIVILVMFGSLLGSHPWTALAQPSVVECMDNPDLSGCPDDDGGENQTVNGSETEAPSGGSLVWNVIKLILALAFVVALIYALLKFFNKKNRLFQQNRTMENLGGLNLGPNKSVQAVRIGGRVFILGVGDSVQAITEITDEETIDALKKQDMSSGFTEVIKKNLHQGRSENKSSDFKQLFETQLKEMKEKRKRLLDRKEGGGGDE; encoded by the coding sequence ATGCGCATTGCAGCCAGAGTCATCGTCATCCTAGTCATGTTCGGGAGCCTCTTGGGTAGCCATCCTTGGACGGCCCTCGCTCAGCCATCCGTCGTCGAATGCATGGATAATCCGGATCTTTCCGGATGTCCGGATGACGACGGAGGGGAGAATCAAACTGTTAACGGTTCGGAAACAGAGGCGCCGTCGGGAGGGTCGCTGGTGTGGAACGTCATCAAGCTTATCCTAGCCTTGGCCTTCGTTGTCGCTCTCATCTATGCATTACTAAAGTTTTTTAATAAAAAGAACAGGCTCTTCCAACAGAATCGCACGATGGAGAATCTCGGAGGATTGAACCTCGGCCCGAACAAGTCCGTTCAGGCAGTTAGAATCGGCGGGCGCGTCTTCATTCTAGGCGTAGGTGATTCCGTGCAGGCAATTACGGAAATTACAGATGAAGAAACGATAGACGCATTGAAGAAACAAGATATGTCATCCGGCTTCACGGAGGTCATTAAAAAGAACCTCCATCAAGGAAGGTCGGAAAATAAATCAAGTGATTTCAAGCAGTTATTTGAAACCCAGTTAAAGGAAATGAAAGAGAAAAGGAAACGGCTGCTGGACAGGAAAGAAGGGGGCGGCGGGGATGAATGA
- the fliR gene encoding flagellar biosynthetic protein FliR codes for MLESIALVNVPAFLLILVRITAFFATLPLFSYRTVPTQHKLGFSVFLAAILYFTIPLPAVSLDAEYILLLLKEAAVGIAVGLIAYIVLAAIQIAGGFIDFQMGFAIANVIDPQTGAQSPLVGQYMYIVTLILILAVDGHHLMIDGVFYSYEWIGLDQLLPLREDGWIEYVLNAFNHMFITAFLLAVPIVGCLFFVDIALGIIARTVPQLNVFVVGLPLKIFAGLAVLVIAMPFYIFLIHKLFETMLDTMRGLMVLFGG; via the coding sequence ATGCTTGAATCTATTGCTCTTGTGAACGTACCGGCGTTTCTACTGATATTGGTTCGGATCACGGCTTTTTTTGCCACCCTGCCGCTGTTTTCCTACCGTACGGTACCAACACAGCACAAGCTTGGCTTCAGTGTTTTCCTTGCAGCCATTCTTTATTTTACGATACCGCTTCCGGCCGTCTCTCTTGATGCAGAATACATACTCCTTCTATTGAAGGAAGCAGCGGTGGGGATTGCTGTCGGATTAATCGCCTATATCGTGTTGGCGGCTATACAAATCGCCGGTGGATTCATCGACTTCCAAATGGGGTTCGCTATTGCCAACGTCATCGATCCGCAGACAGGAGCCCAAAGCCCTCTTGTCGGTCAGTATATGTATATCGTTACGCTCATCCTCATTCTGGCTGTCGATGGTCACCATTTAATGATCGACGGAGTGTTCTACAGCTATGAGTGGATCGGGCTTGACCAGCTTTTGCCTTTAAGGGAAGACGGATGGATCGAATATGTCCTCAACGCTTTTAATCATATGTTCATCACGGCATTTCTTCTTGCTGTGCCGATCGTCGGGTGTCTGTTTTTCGTCGATATTGCGCTCGGCATTATTGCAAGGACGGTCCCGCAGCTAAACGTTTTCGTGGTCGGGCTTCCGCTGAAGATCTTTGCAGGTCTTGCCGTGCTGGTCATAGCCATGCCGTTTTATATTTTCTTAATCCATAAATTATTTGAAACGATGCTTGATACCATGCGCGGCTTGATGGTACTGTTCGGAGGCTGA